Genomic segment of Methanolobus mangrovi:
TCCGCATAATAAGGGTCGATCCCATTGCATATGATCGTTACATAATGAGATCAATGGAAACCGGTCAGCAAGGAGATCACGAAAATGCAACACTGGAAACCGTGCTGAAGCAGATATATGCAAGCGTCACGGAAATTGACGCAAAACGTCTTTTTATCGATTCGCTGACATCACTGAAGATATCGCCTGATCCTGTGCATGTAAGACATATCGTCCTTGAGTTCATCAAGAACATTGAGAGTTTTGATTGTACCACCCTTATAACGAGCGAGATAAATAAGGATCCTGAGAATTTCAGTGTTGAGGAATACCTTGCCGAAGGAGTTATCTGCCTTAAGGTCTTCAGAATTGATGGAGAAAGAATCAGATCCCTTGAGATATTGAAAATGCGCGGTGTCAAGCATGATGAAGTGCTTCGCCCGTATGTAATATCAGATAAAGGCATTATTGTTTATTCCGATCATTCCGTTATAGGCAAGGAAGCTGATGTATTCTCCCTTCAAAGATGTTCGATCTTAGGGGAAGAAGATTAAATGAAAGCCGACTCAAAAAATTCAGATAACAAAGATATTGTATTGGTTTCAATACCCGGACTTTCAATCAAAATGGACAAAAAAGCTGATTTTGTCCAGCTTAAGGCATCTGGGCCTTTGCGCAAAGCGTGTGGCCCGTTTTTGAAAAAGATCAATGAAAGACTGAAAGTAGAAAAACCTGCTTTTGTTGATGACGATAAGGTAATAGCTTCCACATGGCTGCCACCAATCCCCAGTAAAGCTTTTAATCGGTTGTTGCTGGCTGAGACCCAGATAGCACTTGGAAGGTATATTCCCGAAACCGTTTCTTTTGAGATTACACGCAATTGCAAATGTAATTGTGAGCATTGCGTGGTCAGCGGTGGGGAAGGTGACCTGGATATCGAAACTATAAAAAGGGCTATAGATGATGTGCTTGACATGGGTGCAATGGTCATTGTATTCACCGAAGGGGACCCAATGCTGCGTGAGGATATCTACGAACTCATCGATTATGTGGACAAGGAACGTGCCATTGTAAATATGTATACGCCCGGTACTGAGATGACACCTGAGAATGCAAGGCGCCTCAAGGAAGCAGGGCTTCATAACATGCTGGTCAGCATATATTCCACGGAACCTTCAAAACATGATTCAGTACGCCGCCTTGAAGGTGCGTTTGAAATGGCCACAAATGCTATGATGATGGGTCTTGATGCAGGATTACTTGTAACTATGGCAACACATGTCTCGCCAAAGAATATAGATGAACTTCCTGCAATGTATGAACTGGCAAGGGATATTGGAGTTCATGAATTCTCCCTGTGGGAATCTGTTCCTAAGAAAAAGGAAGATCCGATCATCAGCGATGCTGACAGAGAAAAAGTGCTTGAGATGTATCATCGTATCAATTCCACTAAAGGCGGGCCACGTATCTTTGCCAACTCGTATTTCGAGGGAGAAATGCTTGGCTGTATGGCAGGTCAGAGGTGGCTGCATGTCTGTGTTGACGGGTTGGTAAAGCCATGTCCTTACATTCCGTTCAGTTACGGTAACATACAGGACAGTTCAATTAAGGATGTCTGGAGTAAGATACGCAAGGACAAACAATTCAGGGGGCAGCGTGGCACATGCCTGATGCAGGAAAAAGAGTGTCTGGAACTGGTGGACAAGATACCTGAAGGTGCATCGAAGCCTTATGATATTGATAAACTGAACTTATAACTCAGTTCATCAATCTATTTTTTTAAATTAATTTCTTTCATTGCAAGGAATTTCTTGAAATATCCGTGCATATGGTAGTAGGATACAAATAGATATGTCGCAGAAAAACTGAGTATGAACGACATACCGGGTTTAATAGGGGTATCCATTGTACGTATAAAATATAATGCCAAAAATAGAGCTATTCCTATGTATAGTGAATATATCAATGCTGCCTTTTTAGCACCATATTTCAGAGCCAGTTTTCCCCACAGTTTATTACCAATGAATAGTTCTTTTATTTTTAGCTCTTTTGAATAGTCATTTTTATTAAAGCTATCAAGTATTCTTTTTTGCTGATATTGTTTTATGGCAGGCCATTTATAGCCAGCAAGCAATACAGAAAGGAAGAAACATAGCACACCTAATGGGGGATAGAAATACATTACCAGTAGAGAAATAATCATTAATAAGGAAACAAATACTGGAATATAGCTTTCCTTTTTCTTATGGGCCTTATATAGGTTATATAATCCAATTACTAAGAAGAAAATTGCAGCAGGCAATAGTAATATTTCATCCATTCAGACACACGCCCATAATGTAAAACACTCACAAAATACAAATATTTTTTGTTGATGCAATATATTTTATATATGTTTCCTGATAAGTCAAGTATACAAATGGAAGAAAAACTGCCCGAAAACAAAAAAACAGATCATCTGGGGAAATTGGATGAAATTATCAAAAATCCAAAGTATTCAATTGCTTTTATTTTGGGCATTCCACTGATAATTGCACTTGGAATGGTATTATTTGACCGCAATTTCTTCCCTTTCTTTCTCTTTTGCCCTCCTTTAGTAGTTGCATGTTATGCATACTATACTGGAAATAAGTCCTCTTCCGCATTGACAGGCCTTTTATTTTTTCCACTTATATTCTTTTATTTAGACGTACTGGAAACAATTTCCCAGCCACAATTTGAAAGACTTAGCAAATATCTTGACTGGTCATATCTATTTAGGGATTTTGAATATTTTTGGAAAATCTGGATTGCTTCTTCAATAGCCAGTTTTTTAGTTGCAAATAGGAAACCAATTTATCTAGTTATCGCAGTGATTACTTTCATATCAATGTTTTTGGAATTTATCAGATTCATTGACTGAGCTATTATTCTGATAAGAACCTTTACATATCACAAGGTATTTTTACTAACAATTTTAAGTGCCTGACACTAAGCGAAAAAGATATCCGAGAATCGGACAGACTAAGAGGACATATATGAACATGAAGATCGACCCCTGGAGCGCATTGAACATTGATGATTATTCCAAGTTATTCGACGAATTTGGAATACTGCCATTTGATGAAATGGTCCGGGAGATAGAGAATCCTCACAAGTTCATGAACCGTAAGATCATTTTCGGACATCGCAGTTATGATCTGATAACTGACGCAATGAAGCACAATAAACCATTCTCTGTAATGAGCGGATTCATGCCTTCCGGAAAGATACACCTTGGTCACAAAATGGTGATGGAAGAAATTATCTGGCACCAGCAACAGGGCGGAGATGCTTTTGTCGGTATCGCGGACCGCGAGGCACATTCAGTCAGGGGAATGTCCTGGGATAAATGTAAGGACATCGGCATAAACGAATATATTATCAGTCTTATTGCTCTTGGTTTTGAACCTGATGGGCATATATATTTCCAGTCGAAATCAGAACAGGTTAAAGACCTTGCATTCGAGCTAGGTTCAAAGGCAAATTTCTCGGAACTGAGTGCTATCTATGGGTTCACAGGCGAGACGAACGTTGCACACATGCTAAGTGCTGTTACCCAGAGCGCGGACATACTTCATCCTCAACTTGAAGAATACGGCGGACCAAAACCAACTGTCATCCCCGTCGGTGCAGATCAGGACCCACACATTCGTCTGACAAGGGGCTTGGGGCACAAAATGAACATGTTCAAGATCGAAGGCCGTGAAGATAAGAATGGAAATAAATATTTCAGCATCCGTAGCAAGGCCGCTCCTGAAGAAGCTCTTAAAGAGCTGAATGAGCGTATTCCCGGAAAGACAAAACTTTTCGAGGGGCATGTTGATATCTTTAATGCAGATGATTTCGAACTTCTTTTGAAGACTGTCAGGGAAGTAGAGCTTGAATTCGGAGGATATGCATTTGTACCTCCATCCTCAACATATCATCGTTTTATGTCCGGATTGCAGGGAGGGAAGATGTCAAGCAGTGTTCCTGATAGTTACCTTTCACTCACAGAAGATCCAAAAGGTGCGGCAAAGAAGGTCAAGAGAGCAAAGACCGGTGGCCGGATGACCCTTGAGGAACAGAAGAAACTTGGCGGTGAGCCTGATAAGTGCTCAGTCTACGAAATGTTCCTTTTCCACCTTGTAGATGACGATGAAGAACTTGCACAGA
This window contains:
- a CDS encoding RAD55 family ATPase, translating into MARVPTGISGFDELIEGGFIENDVILLTGGPGAGKSTFGSQYLYAGIMNYNEPGVYVTFEETPARIMRNMWRHGWDMERLIKENKLRIIRVDPIAYDRYIMRSMETGQQGDHENATLETVLKQIYASVTEIDAKRLFIDSLTSLKISPDPVHVRHIVLEFIKNIESFDCTTLITSEINKDPENFSVEEYLAEGVICLKVFRIDGERIRSLEILKMRGVKHDEVLRPYVISDKGIIVYSDHSVIGKEADVFSLQRCSILGEED
- a CDS encoding radical SAM protein; translation: MKADSKNSDNKDIVLVSIPGLSIKMDKKADFVQLKASGPLRKACGPFLKKINERLKVEKPAFVDDDKVIASTWLPPIPSKAFNRLLLAETQIALGRYIPETVSFEITRNCKCNCEHCVVSGGEGDLDIETIKRAIDDVLDMGAMVIVFTEGDPMLREDIYELIDYVDKERAIVNMYTPGTEMTPENARRLKEAGLHNMLVSIYSTEPSKHDSVRRLEGAFEMATNAMMMGLDAGLLVTMATHVSPKNIDELPAMYELARDIGVHEFSLWESVPKKKEDPIISDADREKVLEMYHRINSTKGGPRIFANSYFEGEMLGCMAGQRWLHVCVDGLVKPCPYIPFSYGNIQDSSIKDVWSKIRKDKQFRGQRGTCLMQEKECLELVDKIPEGASKPYDIDKLNL
- a CDS encoding tryptophan--tRNA ligase; amino-acid sequence: MNMKIDPWSALNIDDYSKLFDEFGILPFDEMVREIENPHKFMNRKIIFGHRSYDLITDAMKHNKPFSVMSGFMPSGKIHLGHKMVMEEIIWHQQQGGDAFVGIADREAHSVRGMSWDKCKDIGINEYIISLIALGFEPDGHIYFQSKSEQVKDLAFELGSKANFSELSAIYGFTGETNVAHMLSAVTQSADILHPQLEEYGGPKPTVIPVGADQDPHIRLTRGLGHKMNMFKIEGREDKNGNKYFSIRSKAAPEEALKELNERIPGKTKLFEGHVDIFNADDFELLLKTVREVELEFGGYAFVPPSSTYHRFMSGLQGGKMSSSVPDSYLSLTEDPKGAAKKVKRAKTGGRMTLEEQKKLGGEPDKCSVYEMFLFHLVDDDEELAQIYTECREGSRVCGNCKALAAERTEKFLKEHQELREVAKDRLDEYGLSI